The DNA segment GTTTTAATGACCTGGGGAGTTATATTGATAGTTCCTAACGTTTTAGCTAACATAAACGGGGCAACAATTCTAGGGCATAAAATAACTCTTCCCTTGGTAATTAACCCGTATCCTGCTCCTCAAGCTTTTACTACTGCCGCCGAGCATACTGCTCCATACCCGCCATGGTTCTTCCTATTCCTTTACAAGTTCGTAGACTTCCTATTGCCTAATGGTCTGCCGTTATTGCCGTCAATGGTCATAGCAATTCTTATTATAGGACTTGTAGTATTAATGCTAATTCCATTTTTCGAGAACAGCGAACTAATGTTCATAAGCAGTAGAAAATTCTGGACGTGGGTTATGTCAGTATTAGCTTATTCGCTAGTTGCATTATCAATCTGGGGTTACCTAGAGCCCGGAGTCCCTGCACCTTTTACCCAACAGGTAGAGATCATTGGAATACCTGCAATCATTCTCGCTATCATAATTTACTTAATACCGTCTAAGAAGAAGAAGGAAGTAAGTGCCACCAAACCTTTTGGGCCTTTATCAATTCTGGGTACTTCGGTCTCAGTATTGCTTTTTGCAGGGACTTTAGGAGATTTCTTAATATATCCTTCACTACTCGGCTTGCTAATGTTACTACCTCTAGGTGTAATGGTTTATCATTACGTGACGAGGATGGTTAGGATAATTAATTCGGCAAACCTGGGAGGAGGATATTCCCTAAGTAAGAAAGCAGCATTCGTAGGAATTCCAGTAATATTCGTAATAACAATATTCCTATTTATCCTACTTACAAGGATACCAAGCGTAGGTATACAAAGTACTTATGCGGGGATCGATCTGGGAGTAATACTATTCCTCTGGGGTTACGCAATAAACCTTTATCATTATTTGGTTTACGTAAAAGAATAATACACCTTTTTTATTTCGCAAGCTACTTAATTGTTTAATATCCTTCCTCATTTTTTCTCAGTTAAATACAAGTTTTTCACTTGAGGTTTACTGATCAATTTCCACTGTTCCCTCCTCTTACGTATAGGATATGTTTAAAATTCGCTTCAGTTGGTCATAAGTTATAACTCACTTTCTACAATACGTATCCGGTCTTCTGTATACAGTCAGTTAATAAATGTCCAAGAAAATATTATATTATGAAGGTTGCAGTAGTAGGGTGTAACGGTTGGGGCAAAGTTCATCTACACGCATTAAGGAAAATAGGGGCAGAATATTATGTATTTAGCAGAGACGAAGAGAAAGCCAAGGAATGCATGAAAAAATACGACGCAAAAGCTTACTTCACTAAATACGAGGATGTATTGAAGTCAGACGTAGACGTAATAGACTTAGTAGTAAGCCACGATAAGCATTTTGAAATGGGAATAGAAGCCATGAAGGCCGGTAAACATTTAATGCTTGAAAAGCCTATTGCGAGAACAGTTGAAGAGGCTAAAGGATTAATAAATTTCTCTAGGGAGAAAGGTGTAAAGTTAATGGTTTTAGAACAGTATTATTTCGACTCTACGGTTAGAAAAGCTAAGGAATTATTACCCAACTTGGGTAAGCTGGCTCTAATACTTGTTAGGTCAACCCACTTTAATCAACCAAAGGGATGGAGGGCAGTAAAGGAAAAAATGGGAGGTGGAGCATTAATTGACGGTGGAGTGCATTTCATTGACACTTTACTTAACTTTGGAGGAGAATACGAGGAAATTAAGTCTTTCTGTGGAAATTATTTCTCAAATATGGAAGGAGAAGATACTACGATAGCGTCATTTAAATTCACGGGAGGACATTTAGGATTATTAATTTATAGTTGGTCTACTAAAAACCCTCCTAGAGTTCCTGCCTTCGAAATATATGGAGAGAATGGGAGCCTCATAGAAGATCCCAACAGTAGAGTTCCAGGTAAACCGTACGGAGACATAATTTTTAACGGAGAAAGAATTGAGGTTGAAAAGGTCGATCCTATAGAGGTTGAGCTCAGAGAGTTTTTGAAAGCCGTAGAAAACAATACAGAAGTTCCAATGAAACCTGAAATTGCTTTAAGAGATTTGGAAGCGTCCTGAAAATATACTACAAGTGCAATATTTAATTAAAGTAAATTCATTTTTAAGCTTTAATTTTTCCTATAAATAATGTAAGCCAGTTTTCAATTGATGATTCAAAATTTATAACTCCAAAAAGGAGATTGAGTATTTTATTTCTTTATTCATTGTTAAGTAACTTTACTAACTTCTCTGCCCTTAATATCATAACTTCCGTGTTGAAATTCCACCTTCCTTTCTCAAAGTGCTCATAAGGAATTGAGGCAGTTATCATATATTGTTGATCGTAAGGATGTAAGTAGGTTTCTATTGTATCCTTCTCCTTTAGTGATGAGATAAACTTAAGGTAGGAAAGTAACGTAGACGAAGAGTCTAGGATATGGGCTACGTAACTTTTATCGTCCAACTTATAAACGTGGTACATGGAAGGAATTCTAGTAAGCTCCTCCAGAACTTCTTCCTCCTTAAAATTGACCTCAAGTCTAAAATCTGGCTTATAAAGATA comes from the Acidianus infernus genome and includes:
- a CDS encoding Gfo/Idh/MocA family protein, giving the protein MKVAVVGCNGWGKVHLHALRKIGAEYYVFSRDEEKAKECMKKYDAKAYFTKYEDVLKSDVDVIDLVVSHDKHFEMGIEAMKAGKHLMLEKPIARTVEEAKGLINFSREKGVKLMVLEQYYFDSTVRKAKELLPNLGKLALILVRSTHFNQPKGWRAVKEKMGGGALIDGGVHFIDTLLNFGGEYEEIKSFCGNYFSNMEGEDTTIASFKFTGGHLGLLIYSWSTKNPPRVPAFEIYGENGSLIEDPNSRVPGKPYGDIIFNGERIEVEKVDPIEVELREFLKAVENNTEVPMKPEIALRDLEAS
- the soxC gene encoding proton pump complex cytochrome B SoxC, coding for MERKKGFLDSILDRIGINEAPLFRTPDYMYNVSYWLGALVTAAFAYTVITGLILLLLYEPAAAYCSTENIIYHVPYGPVLLFSHLYGAYIMIVLVYIHMFRNFYKGAYKKPRELQWVTGVLLLALTLGASFFGYSLVGDVLGIDAVDIGSSLLIGTGFPGATTIVGWLFGPGIDAVQSSNPIVRSEFFDRILGWHIIMVALIGLLFAFHLMLAERYGMTPSAKEKPRVPAFYTKEEQEKFNPWWPRNFVYMLSVVLMTWGVILIVPNVLANINGATILGHKITLPLVINPYPAPQAFTTAAEHTAPYPPWFFLFLYKFVDFLLPNGLPLLPSMVIAILIIGLVVLMLIPFFENSELMFISSRKFWTWVMSVLAYSLVALSIWGYLEPGVPAPFTQQVEIIGIPAIILAIIIYLIPSKKKKEVSATKPFGPLSILGTSVSVLLFAGTLGDFLIYPSLLGLLMLLPLGVMVYHYVTRMVRIINSANLGGGYSLSKKAAFVGIPVIFVITIFLFILLTRIPSVGIQSTYAGIDLGVILFLWGYAINLYHYLVYVKE